Proteins from one Aspergillus nidulans FGSC A4 chromosome VIII genomic window:
- the cbfA gene encoding putative CBF/NF-Y family transcription factor (transcript_id=CADANIAT00001399), giving the protein MSTSPPTDADADQAQPNTMQMQATEQQLKARAEGVSIEDYLLPRSITLRLAKSVLPPNTSVQKDAVLAIQKAATVFVSYLSSHANEATLKRTVSPADVLNALSELEFEGFRPRLEKELDKFTDLKAAKRKPRKSGDGDTKANVDAGAESKNGVQAAKDGTGDAEMKEVVVRGSKAKRVKRDGDEEIEKEDQDHDQDPDDEGEDGGDADEVEEEHEEDADATEEEDEEDEEERGEDEDLDRVEDLDRGAQARRLVDPDAAGDSDSDEEGPGSQLRGDLGLG; this is encoded by the exons ATGTCCACCTCACCACCAACAGACGCAGACGCAGACCAAGCTCAGCCGAACACCATGCAAATGCAAGCAACAGAGCAGCAACTTAAAGCCCGCGCTGAAGGCGTCTCAATTGAG GATTACCTCCTCCCGCGTTCCATTACCCTGCGACTAGCAAAATCCGTCCTGCCACCGAATACATCCGTGCAGAAAGATGCCGTACTGGCCATTCAGAAGGCTGCGACGGTGTTTGTTTCTTATCTGTCTTCTCA CGCCAACGAAGCAACACTAAAACGAACAGTCTCGCCCGCGGACGTCCTCAACGCACTCTCAGAGCTTGAATTCGAGGGGTTCAGACCGCGACTAGAGAAGGAGTTGGATAAGTTTACAGACCTTAAGGCTGCAAAGAGGAAGCCGAGGAAGAGTGGTGATGGAGATACAAAGGCcaatgttgatgctggtgcCGAGAGTAAGAATGGGGTGCAGGCGGCAAAGGATGGTACTGGTGATGCGGAGATGAAGGAGGTCGTTGTCCGAGGGtcaaaggcgaagagggtgaagagggacggtgatgaggagattgagaaggaagacCAGGATCATGACCAGGATCCGGATGATGAAGGGGAGGATGGTGGGGATGCGGatgaggtggaggaggagcatGAAGAGGATGCCGATGCtacggaggaagaggatgaggaagacgaagaggagagaggtgAAGACGAGGACCTTGATCGGGTGGAAGACCTAGACCGTGGTGCTCAGGCACGGCGCTTGGTGGATCCTGATGCGGCTGGTGATAGTGATAGTGACGAAGAGGGGCCAGGAAGTCAATTACGGGGGGATCTAGGGCTGGGGTAA